The Myxosarcina sp. GI1 genome contains the following window.
AAGAGCAAATTTTGACCAAAATAAGCTAAGATTTTTCCAACAACCGCTTATATTAGTTTTATATGATCGATACTTTGTTAGTGGTAGAAGATGAAGCTATTGTCGCTCAAGATTTACAGGTAATTCTCGAAGCTTTAGGATATAACGTTCCCGATACAGCTGACTCTGGCGAGTTAGCTATTGCTAAAGCAGCGCAGATCCGTCCAAATTTAATCTTGATGGATATTAGATTAATTGGAGACATGGATGGAGTCGCAGCAGCTAACATAATTTCACAACAATTAGATATTCCTGTAGTGTACATTACCGCTCATGCCGATACTAACACTCTGAAAAGAGCTAAAAAAAGCCGACCCTACGGATATATTCTCAAACCTTTTCAGGAACAAGAAATAAAAATTACGATTGAAATTGCTCTTTACAAACACGAACGGGACAAACAGGTGAGAAAAAGTCAAAAGTGGCTGTCTACAGTACTCGATAGTATTGGCGATGGGGTAATTACTACCGACTTAGATAGTCAAATCACTTCTCTAAATGCTGCGGCAGAAAGTATTTTAGGATGGACATTGCAGCAAGCACAAGGCAAAAAATTAATCGAAGTTTTTAAATTAATTGATGAAGCCAGCCGTCAACCTATTAGCAGTTCTATCGAATCTACTTTAAATTCTGGTGAGAGCTTTCACTTATCAAAAAATACTTTATTAGTAAATAAAGATGGTCGTGAAATTCCTATAGAAAATACTATTACTCCTATTGAAGACAATCAAAACTGTCTGGGCTTGGTGATAGTGTTTCGCGATGTTAGCGAACAAAAAATATTCGCTCAAAAATTGCATCGTCAGGCATATTACGACTCTCTTACTCATCTCGCCAATCGAGTTTGGTTTGGCGAACGTCTTACCGATGCAGTAGAACGAGTAAAAAGAAATCCAGATTATTTATTTGGAGTATTATTATTAGACCTCGATCGCTTTAAAGTAGTCAATGATAGTCTCGGTCATTTAACTGGCGATCGTCTATTGGCTGCCGTAGCATCTAGATTGGTGACTTCGGTGCGTCCCAATGACACGGTAGCTCGTCTGGGTGGTGACGAATTTGCAATTTTGTTAGAGAGTCTGCAAGGTGAAAGTGAAGCTTTAAAAGTCGCTTGCAGAATTCATCAGCAGTTAAACATTCCTTTTAATATCGAAGGACGAGAAATATTTACAGGCACCAGCATTGGCATCGTGTTAAGCTCAATTGGCTATCAGCGTAACGAAGAGATTATGCGCGATGCCGATATGGCGATGTATCGGGCTAAAGCTAAAGGTAGAAACTGTTATGAAATTTTCGATCCCATTACCCGTAACAAAATCTTAGCGGCTTCGCAGCTAGAGAGTGAGCTAAGAGGCGCGATCGAGCGTAACGAATTAACTATTTACTATCAACCAATTGTCTCCTTAGTTACACAAAACATTGTTGGTTTTGAAGCTTTGGTACGCTGGCATCATCCCCAACGAGGAAGCGTATCTCCTGCCGAATTTATTCCTATTGCCGAAGAAAGCGGCTTGATTTTTTCCATTGACTGGTGGGKATTAGAACAAGCCTGTTATCAAATGAAAGCCTGGCAAACTAGCCAACAGGTTTCGCTAACGGCATCAATTAGCGTCAATCTCTCTAGCAAGCTATTTTTGCAGTCCGATCTTATTGCCAGGATTAAAGAAATTATTAAAGTAACTGGTTTGCCGCCTCATAACTTAAGACTAGAAATTACTGAAACCGTAATGATGATCGATCCCGATTTGGCTGCAACTTTTTTGGTTGAGTTACGGGAGTTTGGCATCAACGTTTCTTTAGATGATTTTGGTACGGGTTATTCTTCTCTC
Protein-coding sequences here:
- a CDS encoding EAL domain-containing protein; this translates as MIDTLLVVEDEAIVAQDLQVILEALGYNVPDTADSGELAIAKAAQIRPNLILMDIRLIGDMDGVAAANIISQQLDIPVVYITAHADTNTLKRAKKSRPYGYILKPFQEQEIKITIEIALYKHERDKQVRKSQKWLSTVLDSIGDGVITTDLDSQITSLNAAAESILGWTLQQAQGKKLIEVFKLIDEASRQPISSSIESTLNSGESFHLSKNTLLVNKDGREIPIENTITPIEDNQNCLGLVIVFRDVSEQKIFAQKLHRQAYYDSLTHLANRVWFGERLTDAVERVKRNPDYLFGVLLLDLDRFKVVNDSLGHLTGDRLLAAVASRLVTSVRPNDTVARLGGDEFAILLESLQGESEALKVACRIHQQLNIPFNIEGREIFTGTSIGIVLSSIGYQRNEEIMRDADMAMYRAKAKGRNCYEIFDPITRNKILAASQLESELRGAIERNELTIYYQPIVSLVTQNIVGFEALVRWHHPQRGSVSPAEFIPIAEESGLIFSIDWWXLEQACYQMKAWQTSQQVSLTASISVNLSSKLFLQSDLIARIKEIIKVTGLPPHNLRLEITETVMMIDPDLAATFLVELREFGINVSLDDFGTGYSSLSYLHRFPVSLIKIDRSFISKIDCESESLEIVRAIVDLGKNLGLDVVAEGIETLNQLSLLQNLECQYGQGFLFSSTVL